In the genome of Chrysoperla carnea chromosome 5, inChrCarn1.1, whole genome shotgun sequence, the window tttcagatGCAATCATTTCAAATACTATTAAATCTACAATGTTCACCGGATCTACGATTCTTCTTGTGTTCATTATTCGTACCCATGTGTTCGGAACATGTATCAGAACCGATACTCGCCTGTCGATCACATTGCCTGCAAGTACGTAAAGATTGTGAACCAGTATTACAAAGTTTATCAATGCATTGGCCATCCGAAttacaatgtgatcaattcccAGATCCAAGTGATCCAACAAAATTATGTATGTTACGACGTGACGATGAAGATTATAAAATGTTGCCATATTTACCAAATCAAGAGAATAATGATCGATTTGGCAATACTGGTAGTAATAGTATTTATTCAACAGAATGTTTTAATAAGAATCTATTGGATTCATCACAACGATTATTCCTTGAAAAATGGTCAACAAGTTGGGGTTGGCTTTGTTTTATCTCAACTTTGTTCACGCTTTTAACATGGACTGTGGAACCGACAAGATATCGTTATCCAGAACGGCCCGTACTTTTTATCGCACTATGTTATTTGGTTTACAGTGTTGTGTATGTGTTACAAGGTGCACTTGGAACCCCTGAACATGCAGGTCCTTGTCTTGTTAGTGCTGTCACATTGTATTACAGTAATTTAGCAGCAAGTGCTTGGTGGACTGCATTCGTGTTATCATGGTGGTTAAGTGCTGCCCGTGATTGGTCCACTGAAGCATTATCTATACGGATGGCACCACGATTACATTTAGTTTGCTGGGGTGGACCATTTATTGTAACCGGAGGTGTGTTTTGGGGTCATTTATCAACTGTTGATGTGCCCTGTGAATTACAACGTCCATTTGCAACATTAATCCcgcatacaattttaattattgtaattataattttatcattattcacTGCGCAAGCGTTAATTCAAGTGCGAAAGACATTAATTAGTTCCGGACGTTCAGCGAATAAACTAGAACGTCTTATGACACGATTatcattgtatattttattatatttaataccaACTGTCGGTTGGCTAATTACAACTTTATGGAGTTATAGTAGTGGTAACACTGATGATAATAATATCACTGCTACCAATATAGAAAATTGTGATACTTTAAGTTTAGAAttagttataacaaaaatatttttatcgttgTTAGTTGGTATTTTATCTGGTATGTGGGTATGGTCGGCTAAGACATGTAAAGCTTGGCGAAAAGTGTTTGGTGTTACACCACCAGAGAAACAAAGGAGGGCAATGCCTATTTCAAGAGTATAATGACACACCAAAGTACCTTAATTTattgacaaaataatttacaatcatcGAATTGATTTTATACGCTTATTTCTttgaatataaaagtaaattgaGGAAGTAAATACAAATAGAGAGGTCCAAATTATCACAGCAGGTTTTCTTCAAatggtatataaaaataatcacaatTTCTCAATATACTTATAACGTGGGAACGCGTCCTTTTCTCGATTATTGCTAAAAAGGCTTGCTTAGAAAATTTTGGCTTGTCTCTTAGAAGTAGTGGCCCTTGATGAATATTTGGCAGAGGCTGTCTTTTGCTTTCAAtcaattgaacaattttaattgttttcaagCACTCTAGcagcctgatgcgcagtacaaagaCGTTTCATGTCCTTATTATATATGTTCTTGTTTAAGACACTTCCTCTGTTTACTTCTATACTCAAAggcttattttaataaatttagaacATGACTGTCAAAGTGTACTTATAATACTGTAAGGCTTTAATGGTATAGAATTTAAGGAAGAAATTTCCAGTTTAATAGGAAATTTTATTAGACTgattcatcaaaaatatttgttgtcaTAAAACACCCCTAACAGAATCACTTAGTTCGTATCGCATTAGAAATTCCATCGAAAGGATAacttcttttatagtttttttattcgattttctaTCGACATACAGCTCAGGATCACGCAGACATCATGATCTTTCAATAAGAgtgattaaaatttgatttaaaattcaattatttaacgtACAAAAGTAAATTGTCCTTTATTTTGAAGCTTAGACATTACAGCTTAGATGTTGAGTTCAAAATGTCGATTAAATGTCTACCAAATGgcgaatctttttttttttggtcatgtttcaaagaaaagcttcaatttggtataaatataaGATGTATTTAGCTAGAGCATAACTGATTCTGCTAAgggttatatttatttgtaaaataaaaattgggatTCAAGGTTTAAATATACcgtacaaattttttactggATTTTTTTTGCTGATAACATATATACGTACTATCGTTTTGTTAAAATCGAATTATGACGACTGACTTTTTCAGACAGTTCAGCCAgttgacaaataaaatatttctgctACCTAAAAAGTGATTAACattaaaaagtattcaaattCGATTGCGCTTGGCATTCGAAACAAATAGAACCATAGtttcaaaagtaatttatagtatatataaatCTTCGAATATGATGTTTAATTTACGTTTAGGTATAACGTTCAAATATTAAGTAAGGGCtgattttttgttaatagaTATGATTTTGTAAGATATGTTTTCTTTAATCTTTCAACTTCCGCTTATAAGTGTCTATAAAGGAAGCAGCCCGAGCATAAAGTGACCTAAACAGAgtgtgtatattttaataaatgtaaatcaaataatattacaacTACTTCCAGAATGGAAATAGCTATAGAAAAGCATACAgatcaaatatttttcgtttttcgtaAATAGGATCTGATCAGTATAGTATTCTGTTTTACATGTTTACTTTAATTTTCATTGGAAAATCAAGGACtagtaaataaaaacacatgAATGTCTAAAAGTGGTAAATATTCCCTGGTGGaagaaatatttgaacaaagaataagtcttagaaattcagagtttctaaaactttttcaaagtttctaagactaattaagacttattctttcttcaagtatttttttccaccagggttgtACTTGACGATGATATAGATCgcgtttttagtttaaaattggGTTACAAAGATTTTGACAGTTTTGAAGGATTTCCTCTCGTTTTTTCTTCGTTATCGTTAACCTTAGTTAACGACTTCAAGCTTGAGGCAAGTTTGAAGTTGTAATcacttttgatataaataagtaatattgagTAAACATAACATGACCAACTacgaaagtttttataaatgcgTACTACAAATACAAGATGGCCTTTTTTTGGATGATCGTGCctatactaaataatattaatacaaagagattatttttataaaacaaattttgtgtaaagttgtaaataatatttataattaattttaaggttaaattatttaagatttttgttaaaaatgaaaattttgtgtatataaataaaaatcacgaTTGTGTAAATCAGTTAGATAAATTTGTTTCATTGTACCTATTTAAACTTGAACCTTTATGGTGGGTTTACACGCTCAAGTAATTTGCGccagtttattttaatagttatagTATCAACGACATAATACCTAAATATGGTCATAGTTCGagcattatttgtttttttaaaggattGAATGTGGCTTCCACTTATGTATGAGGTAAGTATATAATTCAAATGCATTCTAATTTCGCAAGGCTTGAATGTTTTGCCAGCAAATCAATGGCTCTGTTTCACTACTCATATAGTGTAATTTAGacaattcttttaaattgaaatctgCCAATTTAAGAGTCATCAAGTCCTGTACCCTCAAGCGAGAAGGTAATGATATAATTTATGGAAGACCTCTTGGTCCTAATTGCAGTTTGAGATCGCTTTTGTATGgccttaaatcaattttttcttaaaaaagaataaaaattacctatgtaaatattaacaaaaaagttttagaactaaaaaacaacttttaatatcAAAAGCATTTTAAAAACTTGTAGCTTATGCAGACGAAGTCCGTAAGATAGTAGGAGTGCAGGAGGGAGGGGGGTTCAAATCGTATATGTTGTATATGTGGTATATATGCAtcagtataatatttataaaaacaacaaaaccttttttgtttgaaaaattttattactcatTAGTTTCATTACATTACTTAACTAACAGTCACGATTCGTTTGATCTGTACCGCATTTATCATACAACCAATACAGAGACGTATATTATGtagatatatacattttattatgtatatacattaaTATATTCATCAAAGTTTATTGATATTACaggcattataaaatttattattaattaattattttaattttacgttCCTTGATGACTGGGTGTTTCTATATCAATacatcatataaataataaaccagTCTAAACCCTAGTCCAATAATTAACAGAATCGTcgagaaatttgataaaattttcattaaaaatggtgataaatatttttttacaagttaCATACAcaagcaaattaaattttatcaaaatttgaataccCAATGAGAATAAAGCTACAGCACcctaaaagaatgttttttttattatcattttcgagaatagaaaataaactatcatgattttttgtatatgtcGAAAAGAACAGAAATAATGACAAGTTCAAGTTGCTAGGAGTCGAAAACATGAACGAAGGATAATTTTATAcgatttctaaataataataaatcttttttccTATACAAATTGAAATTCCATAAGCACTCTTCTTGAAATGAaactaataaaaagttttacataTAGTAGAGGCAATAGAAGATACACGATTGTCAATAAAATTgcctagaaaaaataaaatacatacttaaTATTGCAGggaataaatatgtattacgAAAAATAAGTATCTAATAAATGTATAGAATTAATAATCACAAGAGTGAtcgaattttacttattttgtataaaaactttaataagaagaatctctgttaatttgttttatgaaaatatacaatatgatttttcatgaaaatttaaaacatttttttttttttttttttataaataaataaaacttgttatatattttaaattttgtttaattttctatcctatttttctttcagaacacaattatcaattaattaattatttagtaaaggtaagtatttagttaattatttgCTAATACATAAATGGGGTGGCAGTGTGGATATAGCACTTGCCTATGACACCAAGGTACGCTAGTTCGTATCTTGATGTggttaacattttttcttttaaattaaattaatttttcctgatgtttaaaattttccactctttttatagtttaaattatttatataacccGCCCCCTTGCTATAAATAACGtcagttatacatatgtcataaatcactattctgtcagggggtggaaatttaaataatcataaataaatcatttaaattcctgtcatttaaaatgttctcctgttacaaaataataaaaaatatgtacaaaaatgctaaaatttgaaactttttactaAGAGAACATGTTatatagtttatctcactcatattctcctattacaaaatattaatatttgtatttataaaattaaaaaatcgctcTCGTTAAgcctaaaatttgatattttgtaataggagaatatgtcatatagtttatctcactcatattctcctattaccaaaaattaaaatttgtaattaaattaataaaaaatcgctcgttaagactaaaatttgatattttgtaacagtagaacatgtatattttataaaactttttataacatattcgcctattacaaaatattaaaaaaatacttattttgcttgcttttttgttgtacatgataaaatttattcttgttaattgaaattttattagattttgtaataggagaacatgttatttaacaaaaacaaaaaaataattatgttagtGTCTCACtttcctacttatgtcataaatcactcttctgtcagggagtgggaattaaaataacataaaattaattatataattaaaaattaatcatgacAATGCTAGATACGAACCAAGGTACTTAGTATCCAGAGTCGACTGTGCTAACCACTATTCCACctttgaaatgttatttataacaataatgtaatatacataccttttactcacctttttttcaataaacttgttttttcaaacttagtttttatttttcttttcttttaccTGTTTTCATTAACCTTACCCATTTCGTATTTCTTTTTTAGTCAccattttcaataaacttacctgtaaatgaataattgtagtaaCACTTTGTTACAAATGTAGGTTCTGTTGTATATTCCTGAAATCGATGTAAAGGATGAAAGATAAAGGTAGGtacattattgaataataattaaaccaaaaaaaatgataaaaacgatattttattttatatatttgtacatattccacctaaaataaatatgaatgaataatggttattaataaatttcattctaaaatttttgcTGTAACATTTGTAGTTTAAGAGCTATAGTAAAACATTTCGCGCAAATcaacatgaaaaaaaatacttaccgAAAAAATAGGATATATCTCAACTAATTTTGATGCTAgaaagtcaaataaaaaatgaaaatgtacaatttcacatttaactttttcagttaaaatataattttcaaattgttggaggaaaactatttattttttttctaattttcatttcCCATGTTTCGAAAGCTCCACGAACCAGTAATATATAAATCTCACATTTAATATATTACTATATcagtaatatattttgaaatggtGAATGCACTGAATGCGGCCAATGAGTAATGACATATGTCAAAAAGAGCGCGTTTTAGTTTtagaataaacatttcaaaaattgcaTAAACATGTTTATacctatttaatatttatgttataaaaaattataaaatcaagtaataattattaaaaaattcaaaaaaatttatgtaataaaataaatgaatcctCCTGCATCaaatggaaataattcaaaGACCAATATTAAAAATGGATTTAATCCTCGCCGTGGCCGAGGAAATTGGTATAAACGTGGAGGAGGTAATCGACGCTTGGTTAATATACCAGCCTTAgatcaaaatacaaataaaaatgtatcacAAAAagatttaggaccatttaaaggatggaaattatattttaataacgaAGGTACCAAAATATTAACACTTCTTAcatatgaaaaacatttataaattttatatttgtagcaTTTGTACCTGAGAGtgtaacacataaaaaaattcaagcaaTGATTAACTATATCAATCGTAACCCAGaaatattttcgattaatttattattagaaacaCGTTCTGGAAATGTTGACACAAAATTACTCAAGTcagataatcaatttttaatagaatggAGTAGTTTTTTAGAggtattctttattatttctgtattaTAAGGTTGAAGCTCGAAAGTGATCGTCCTAcgattttctacaaatttacaCATCCCGACTCTTTAAAGAATTAAGAAATTTATGGTCAATCGCTGGCCGAGCACTTtcgtaattcaaattttatcgcAATTCTAATTAAAGTATTTATAGGATTTGTTTGATAATCCAGAACATACAATTTCCTGTATGGGTTGTGCTGTTTATCAAGTGATTTATGATGAAATTCGTAAAGATACTCAACAAACGCTATTAGAAGTAGATGTAGACATCATCTCACCACCTGTGGTCAAACTAAGACCTATTAACTATGAAcctattacacaatttaaaaatttaaaggtccaactttatggtaattttttttttatattgttaaactTGTGTATAATTGAGGAAATATAACCGAAAAAACAGTCTAACTAAAGAATTGATTCCTCGTAAGTTGATTTTTATGGGCgctggtggaaaatgtttgcctGAGTGTACTCAAAAGTCATATAATGGATGGTATAGATGTACACTACTTCCGCGCaccacattctctttatttaacattaaaaaaaactgttggaTTTCATATTTCGGACAATGCTCAGCATTTTTTTACCTTTGTTCATCAAAAAACGAGTTGTCGGCGAAAATCCACATTTTGTTCAGAAATTGACTAGACACTAATTATCaatgattaaaagtaatttgaattaagtaaaatacaatttttagggAAGTTAATAACAATTCGAGGAACAGTAATTCGATGTGGACCATCAAAATTACTTTGTAAATGGTTAGCCTGGAAATGTGATAGTTGTTTGCAAGTACATGAAGTATATCAAGAAGATGGAGCGCTAACAGCACCAACTAGTTGCCCCACAAAAGGATGCCGATCAAGAAAATTTCATCAATTACTAGCCGATCCAAAAACATGTACTACTGATTGGCAAATTATAAAGTTACAGGAAACTGTTGCTAATCATCAGGTAATGTACTCGTTTTAACACAAATCCAAAGTACTTAGTCTGaaaatcaaaactattttagtctttgcttttaaaatataaattctccGATGAAGTAACTGCGAATTTCATAAGAAATTATAGCCTATGTGTTATCCTGATAtatgagttatattattgtaaagtttcattcaaattcaccctgtataattaaaaactattcgaatcAAAAATATTGCGTTCTCAAAATCTCTTGCTgtcaatgaaaatataaaataattttatagattgaAGGTGGTGTTCCACGAACAATAGAAGTTGAACTAAGCGAAGATTTAGTTGGTCTTTGTATACCTGGTGATGATATTACTGTTACTGGtattttaaaagtacaaaataacaCTGGAACAAAAGGAAATAACAGTGCTGCAAATatgtttctactttttattgaaGCTGTCTCCTTGGTAAAAGACAAAAATCAAACTAGTGCTGTAGCAGGAAAACATTCTATTGCAGGCATTGAATTTGCCGTCAAAGACTATTATgcaatacaaaaaattcaaggTGAAGAAGCTCTTGTACGGCTTTTAGTTCATTCTTTATGCCCGACAATTTTTGGACAAGAAGTAGTGAAATTAGGTTTATTATTGGGTTTATTTGGATCCGGTTCTGGAGTACGAACAGAACACCGAATGGATTCACATGTTTTATTGGTGGGTGATCCAGGATTGGGAAAATCGCAATTGCTGCAAGCTTGTGCAAATGTTGCCCCTCGaggtatttattaatatcttattaaatcattatcatCGTTTTCTCATGCGAATGCCATTTTTAGTATgatttaaagattaaaattacACACATTTacaccttaaaaatttttaggggTGTACGTCTGTGGCAACACAAGTTCGAGTGCTGGATTAACAGTATCATTAAGTCGAGAAGCTGGTGGTGATTTTGCATTGGAAGCTGGTGCTCTAGTTTTAGCCGATCAAGGAATATGTTGTATtgatgaatttgataaaatgtcAACACAACATCAAGCGTTACTAGAAGCTATGGAACAACAAACCATAAGTATTGCAAAAGCTGGTGTCGTGTGTACTTTAAGCGCACGGTGTGGGGTTTTAGCTG includes:
- the LOC123300102 gene encoding frizzled-4-like isoform X1; this translates as MGNRLSSKNKLNYYAIAEHVIIHLYTNDKPDEPFLLNLWNCEMQSFQILLNLQCSPDLRFFLCSLFVPMCSEHVSEPILACRSHCLQVRKDCEPVLQSLSMHWPSELQCDQFPDPSDPTKLCMLRRDDEDYKMLPYLPNQENNDRFGNTGSNSIYSTECFNKNLLDSSQRLFLEKWSTSWGWLCFISTLFTLLTWTVEPTRYRYPERPVLFIALCYLVYSVVYVLQGALGTPEHAGPCLVSAVTLYYSNLAASAWWTAFVLSWWLSAARDWSTEALSIRMAPRLHLVCWGGPFIVTGGVFWGHLSTVDVPCELQRPFATLIPHTILIIVIIILSLFTAQALIQVRKTLISSGRSANKLERLMTRLSLYILLYLIPTVGWLITTLWSYSSGNTDDNNITATNIENCDTLSLELVITKIFLSLLVGILSGMWVWSAKTCKAWRKVFGVTPPEKQRRAMPISRV
- the LOC123300102 gene encoding frizzled-4-like isoform X2; translation: MQSFQILLNLQCSPDLRFFLCSLFVPMCSEHVSEPILACRSHCLQVRKDCEPVLQSLSMHWPSELQCDQFPDPSDPTKLCMLRRDDEDYKMLPYLPNQENNDRFGNTGSNSIYSTECFNKNLLDSSQRLFLEKWSTSWGWLCFISTLFTLLTWTVEPTRYRYPERPVLFIALCYLVYSVVYVLQGALGTPEHAGPCLVSAVTLYYSNLAASAWWTAFVLSWWLSAARDWSTEALSIRMAPRLHLVCWGGPFIVTGGVFWGHLSTVDVPCELQRPFATLIPHTILIIVIIILSLFTAQALIQVRKTLISSGRSANKLERLMTRLSLYILLYLIPTVGWLITTLWSYSSGNTDDNNITATNIENCDTLSLELVITKIFLSLLVGILSGMWVWSAKTCKAWRKVFGVTPPEKQRRAMPISRV
- the LOC123300627 gene encoding DNA helicase MCM8-like, which codes for MNPPASNGNNSKTNIKNGFNPRRGRGNWYKRGGGNRRLVNIPALDQNTNKNVSQKDLGPFKGWKLYFNNEAFVPESVTHKKIQAMINYINRNPEIFSINLLLETRSGNVDTKLLKSDNQFLIEWSSFLEDLFDNPEHTISCMGCAVYQVIYDEIRKDTQQTLLEVDVDIISPPVVKLRPINYEPITQFKNLKVQLYGKLITIRGTVIRCGPSKLLCKWLAWKCDSCLQVHEVYQEDGALTAPTSCPTKGCRSRKFHQLLADPKTCTTDWQIIKLQETVANHQIEGGVPRTIEVELSEDLVGLCIPGDDITVTGILKVQNNTGTKGNNSAANMFLLFIEAVSLVKDKNQTSAVAGKHSIAGIEFAVKDYYAIQKIQGEEALVRLLVHSLCPTIFGQEVVKLGLLLGLFGSGSGVRTEHRMDSHVLLVGDPGLGKSQLLQACANVAPRGVYVCGNTSSSAGLTVSLSREAGGDFALEAGALVLADQGICCIDEFDKMSTQHQALLEAMEQQTISIAKAGVVCTLSARCGVLAAANPHGGHYNKGKTVAENLRLGSALLSRFDLVFILLDKPDQHLDTLLSEHVLALHNSMKKRNGSSQSTPSMSGSSTTSKYDPDEPLKERLRVHHGETLDLIPTSLLRKYIAYARKYVHTKLSAGAADVLQRFYMELRKQHQTNDSTPVTARQLQAMVRLTQARARLELRELATERDALDIVEVMRHSLVDTFSDNFGNLNFTRSQNGSGISSRSQAKKFLTLLTKYTEQKEKSLLNIMEIKRIAETGNIPTSDVNNLISALNLQGFLIKKGNQTYQLLLSQY